The stretch of DNA TGTACGCCTGGACCGACGAGTGGTTCCGGGGAGGGGCTGAAGTGACGGACTGGAGTTTCGGATTGACCGACCGGGATCGGAACTCGAAACCCGCTCTTGCCGCGGTGCGGCGGGCATTCGCCGAAGTGCCGTTTGCGAAGGACATTCGATGGCCGCGTGTTTCGGTGGTCGTGTGCAGTTACAACGGCGCCCGTACCATCCGTGATTGCCTGGACGGCCTGCAAAACCTCGACTACCCTGATTTCGAGGTGATTGTCGTAAACGACGGATCCACCGACGACACTGCGCGCATCGCCCGTGAATACGACTGCCGCGTCATCAGCACTCAAAACCGCGGGCTCAGCAGCGCCCGGAACACGGGATGGAGAGCGGCCACCGGAGAAATAGTCGCTTATATCGACGACGACGCCTACCCGGATCCCGACTGGCTGCATTACCTGGCGGTGACGTTTCTGAACCCGAGTTATGCAAATGACGCCGCGGTCGGCGGTCCCAACATTTCTCCCTCGACCGACGGTTCGATCGCCGAGTGTGTCTCCCATGCCCCCGGGGGGCCGACGCACGTATTGCTCTCCGACCGCGTGGCGGAGCATATTCCGGGGTGCAATATGTCGTTCCGCAAGAGTTGTCTGAGGGCGATCGGCGGATTCGATTCGATGTTTCGCGTGGCGGGCGACGACGTGGACGTCTGCTGGCGCCTGCAGCGATATGGCTGGACTCTGGGCTTCAGCCCCGCCGCAGTCGTCTGGCACCACCGGCGTAATTCTGTACGCGCCTATCTCCGGCAGCAGAAGGGGTACGGAAAGGCCGAAGCGCTCCTTGAGAAGAAGTGGCCGGAGAAATACAGCATTGCCGGCTACGCCAAATGGACCGGACGGGTCTACGGGGTCCCGTACATTCATTGGCGCAACGGGCGCATCTACCACGGCACGTGGGGGCTGGCTCCGTTCCAGTCCCTCTATGAACCCGCCCCGACTCTCATCGACGCGCTGCCGATGATGCCCGAGTGGTACCTTCTCATCACGGTCCTGGGAGTTCTATCGTTGCTCAGCCTTCACTGGCCCCCCCTCAGGCTTAGTTTTCCCCTGCTGGGAGTGGCTGTTGCGGCTCCGATGGTGCAGGCCACGCGAAGCGCAATTCGCGTTTCGTTCACGCATTCACCCCTTTCGCGCTTCGGCAGGGCAAAACTACGGGCCCTGACGGCAATTCTCCATGTCCTGCAGCCCGCGGCTCGTTTATGGGGGCGCCTGCGTCAGGGACTTACAATCTGGCGCAGCCGGGTCGTTTGTGGATACGCAATCCCGCGGCCCTGGCTTGCAAATATCTGGAGCAAACACTCTCTGGCGGTGGAAGAACGGCTGCGTTCCCTGGAATCGGGAATACGCCGTTTCGGCGCCCTCCCCAGGCGGGGAGGGGAATTCGACCCCTGGGATCTGGAAGTGCGGGGAGGATTGCTGGGCTCCGCCCGGATGTTTGTCGCAGTCGAGCATCACGGCGACGGCCAGCAGCTCCTGCGAATCCGGTCGTGGCCGCGGTGTTCCATTGTGGGTTTGGTTTTGACCGCGGTGTTCACGGTGATCACTCTCGATGCCATCGAAGATAAGAGCTGGATCGCCGTGGCGGTCCTCGGATCGATCAGCCTCGCGCTCATATCGTTCACCCTCCGGGAGTGTGCCGCGGCTACCGCCGCGTTCCTGAGCGCCGTCAGAAAAATAGAACAGGAAGAGCGCGATGACGCCTGACCGCAGCAACCTGCAGCTTTACCGGCGGTTGTGGAAGCAGGCGTTTCCCTACTGGCGGTACCTGCTTGCCATCCTCTGCCTGAGCTTGTTGTCGCCGCCGCTGGCGCTGCTCACCCCGCTCCCCCTGAAGATCGCCGTGGACAACGTCATCGGGAAACGCCCGCTCTCCGGTTTCCTCGATACGGTTTTGCCGGAGTATTTGAAACAACCCGGTACCGGGTTGCTCCTGTTCGTCGTAGGGCTTCTCATCGGAGTCGCCGCGTTGAGCCAGGCGAGGGACTACGCGAATTCCCTCCTCACGACATATGCCGGTGAAAAGATGTTGCGCGGGTTCCGCGCGCAGTTGTTCCGGCACGTGCAGCGCCTGTCGCTTTCCTATCATGACACGAAAGGGACGGCGGATTCGACCTATCGCATCCAGTATGACGCTTCCGCCATCCAGAACATCACGGTCGAAGGGCTGGTCCCCTTCATGACTTCGTCACTCACGCTCCTCTCGATGGTCTATGTGACGACGAGGATCAATTGGCAGCTCGCCTGCGTGGCGCTTGGCGTCTCACCGGTGATTTACTTCGTCTCCCGGGCCTACCGCAGGCGGCTTCGGAGCCAGTCGAGGGAGGTCAAACGAATCGAAAGCTCGGCCCTCTCGGTGGTGCACGAAGTACTCGGCGCCGCGCGCGTCGTGAAAGCGTTCGGCCAGGAAGATCGAGAGGAGGAGCGATTCGTCTCAAAATCGAATGAGGGCATGCGGGCACGCATTTACCTCGCCTTCGTGGAAGGAGGCTACGGGATGCTCGTGGCTCTGATTATGGCCTTCGGAATGTCTGGCGTTCTTTTTATCGGAGTAAGTGAGATCGATTCGGGCACGATGACGTTGGGCGAGCTCCTGCTGGTGATGGGATACCTGTCGCAATTATCCGTGCCGCTGAAAAACATCAGCAAGAAGGCGGCCAGCATGCAGAATTACCTGGCCAGCGCCGAGCGCGCGTTCGCGCTTCTGGATGAATTGCCCGACGTTGTCGAACGCCCGAACGCTCTTCCTCTTTCGCGCGCCGCGGGTGCGATCTCGTTCCGCGACGTCTCCTTTTCCTATCAGAATGATCGCCCAATCCTCCGGGAACTCTCCTTCGACATCCAGCCGGGAACCTGCGTGGGGATCTCGGGAGTGACCGGCGCCGGAAAAACGACCCTTGTGAATCTGCTCAATCGTTTCTACGATCCGCGGGCAGGCAAAATTCTTCTCGATGGCGTCGATCTGCGGGACTACAACCTGGGAGACCTGCGAAACCAGTTCGGGATGGTCCTTCAGGAGCCGGTCCTTTTCTCGACGAGCATCGCCGAGAATATTGCGTACGCAAGGCCTGACGCGGGGGAGGAGGAAATTATCCGGGCTGCGAAAGCCGCCAACGCGCACGAGTTCGTGACCCGGCTCCCCGGGGGATACGACACGCTCGTCGGCGAGCGAGGCATGCTTCTCTCCGGCGGCGAGCGCCAGCGGATTTCGATCGCCCGCGCGTTTCTCAAGGACGCTCCGATTCTGATCCTCGATGAACCGACGGGCTCTGTCGACATCAACACCGAGGCCGCAATCGTGGACGCGATGCGGCGGCTCACCCGCGGACGAACGACGTTCATCATCGCGCACCGGCCGGGCACTCTGAGCAACTGCCAGCTGATCCTGAGAATCGAAGGCGGATACGTCAGGACCATTGATGCCGCTTCTTACCCGGATCTCGAAGAGCTGCTCATCTCAAAACCAAAAGAGAGAAGAGAGGTGAAGGAAGCCCATGTCTAAGCCCGTAACCAACGAAGCTCTCCCTCCGGATTTGAGGGAGCACCGGGCGGTCGTCGCCTGGAATCGAATCAACCCCGGCGGGGACGAGCCGGCCGCGATCGAGGTTCTGAAACTGAGAAACAAGTCGGCTGTTTACAGGATGGCGGGGATCGGACCGAGCGGATCGGCGGTCATCGCAAAGCGGTGTCTGGCCGCCACGGCGCGGATCGAGCATATGATCCACAGCGAATTCCTCGCGCGCCTGCCGATCGGCGCACTGCAGTGTTACGGGTTCCTCGAAGAAGACAGCGGGGAGTTCTGCTGGCTCTTCATGGAGGAAGCCACGGGCGAGGCGTACTCTCCGCTCGACTCGGGGCACCGTGCGCTGGCGGGAAACTGGCTCGCGACGGTACACGCCGCGGCAGCCGGCGCAGGTCTTGAGCGTTTCCTTCCGGCGCGCAATCCGATCCATTACCTGGGCCTCCTGAAAGCCTCGCGCGATGTGTTTCTGCGCCATCTCTCCAACCCGGCGCTTCCCGCCGACAATATTCGGACTCTTGACGCGATGATCTCGCATTGCGATGCGATGGAATCAAACTGGCCCGAGGTGGAAGATCGTTGTTCCGAGATGCCGCAAACCCTGGTCCATGGAGATTTTGTGATCAAGAATGTCTGTATCCGCACGACTCCGGAGCTGGCGCTCGTCACCTTCGACTGGGAGGCGGCGGGGTGGGGCGTTCCCGCCGCGGATTTTGCCCAGTTTACGGGCCGGACCGTCAGTCCGGATCTCACGGTCTATTATTCGGCGATGAAGGCGTCGCAATGCGAGCTGGCTCCCCTGGCCATCCAACGCCTCGCGGAGTATGGAAAACTCTTTCGATTGATCGACGACATGTACTGGGTTTCGCAGAGCATGGAGTTTGATAAGCATGAGTTCCTGGTGAAGCCAATTTCCTATCTGATGAGTTACGACAGGCGGATGGTCGAAGCGTTGAAAACAATGAACTGGACCAGGGGCGAACCGCTCTTAAGTCAGGCGGCCTCATGATTCAAAACCTCAAAGGATTGCTCGAGAATGTGCGCCAGCCGGGCGTCAGCGAGCTTTGCAGGTTGCTTGGCGAGCTGCTGGAAGCGCCGGACCTGTCTTACCGCCTGATTGGATGGGAGAGCCTGCAATTGCCGAACCCCGCGGTGTTTCGCCTCCGGTTCGAATGCGGGGCGGAGGTCCGGTCTCTGATCGTCAAGCGGCTGGAACCGCGGATCGGCCAACGGAACGAGCTTGCGATGAAGCGATGGTTGCCGGCGGTGGGGCTGGCTGAGAACGTCCCCGCCCTTCTCGGGATCGCAGCGGAACGGAACGGCCTGTGCGTGTGGCATGTCTATGAAGACCTGGGAGCTTCGCCTCTGGCGCCGGAGGTGACCGATTGGCCCCGGGTGGAGGCAGTGATCGATCTGATCGCGAAGATTCACCGCCGGTTTGCGGATCACCCTCTCCTGCCCGAGGTCCGTCTCCATGGCGGAGATTTGGGGATCCAATTCTATACGTCGAACGTGAAGGACGCGATTCACTGTCTCGAGGCGATCGGATCGCCGGAGGCGCAGGGGGTGACCCCGCAGCTCCGGTCCCTGTGCGACCGGCTGCTAGACAGGCTGCATCTCCTGATGAAGGAGGGGCCGGAACGCGCGAATCTTCTGGCACAGCTCGGGGGTCCGGAAACCCTCCTCCACGGAGACCTCTGGACGTCCAACACGTTCGTCGTTCCGGGTGAAACCGGTTTGCAGGCGCGGCTCATCGATTGGGACCATGCCGCCGCCGGGCCCGGGAGTTACGATCTCTCGACCTTTCTGCTGAGGTTTCCCCGCGAGCACCGGCAGCGGATCTTCGAGCTCTATCTCGGAGCGGTCAGGCGCATCGACTGGGCGATCGCGCGGCCGGAAGATCTTAACCGGCTCTTCGAGACGCACGAGCTCGCAAGAATCGCAAACCGGATCATCTGGCCGGCGATTGCCGTAATCCGGGATCGCGCGGAGTGGGGATTTGAGATGCTCGCAGAAATCGAACGATGGTTCGAGACGATGGACCAGGCGTTCGTCGAGTACAACGAAACCAGCACTGAGGAGGTCATGTCGCTATGAAATATCTCATCGTCAACGCGGATGATTTCGGGGCGAGTTACGGCATCAACCGGGGAATTCTCGAGGCGCACCAGCGCGGCATCCTGACCAGCGCCAGCCTGATGGTGCGTTCGCGGTGGAGCAGCGATGCCGCCGCACTAAGCCGCACGGTCCCCGAAATGAGCCTCGGATTGCACATCCAGCTCGCCGAAAACTTCGGAGACTGCCTGTTCGACATGGGGGAGGGCCTCGCAAAGGAATTGCGCGCTCAGTATTACCAGTTCATGGAACTGACCGACAAGTCGCCGACGCACATCGACTCCCACAACAACGTCCACCGGCATCCGGAGGCGCTGGCGCAGTTTCTCCGCTTTGCGGGGGAGTACGAACTGCCCCTGCGCGAGTACTCGTCGGTCCGCTGCCTCTCGAAATTTTGCGGGCAATGGGGCGGACTCCCGCACCCGGAGCAAATCAGCGTGGAGAATCTGACTCGAATCCTGGAAACGGATGTCCCGGAGGGGATCACCGAGTTAAGGTGTCATCCAGGCTATGTCGACAAGGATTTCGCATCCGACTATTCACTCCATCGTGAAATTGAATTGCGGACCCTGTGCGACCCGCTCATTCGCAGCGCCCTGGCCGAACAGTCGATCGTGCTTGTCAATTACAAGGATTACGCCCTGCTCGCCCCGATGGCCGCGGCGTGATCAAGGAGCAGCATGTCTCTCGTAGTCCTATCAGCCTATAATGTCGTGAACTTCCCCGACGGGGGCGGGCATTTCTGGGTCTACATGCAATACGTGCAGGGGCTGCGCCGGCTGGGATACGATGTCTATTGGATGGAAGAGTTCCGCCCGACGGGCGATCCGGAGCAGGACGCGCTCCTCCTTTCCACCTTCTCCGCACGGATGGAGCGATTTGGCATCGGCGGAAATCTGCTCCTCTACGTCGACACAAGCACGGCGGCCTCCCGGGGCGGCGCCATCGAATTCCTCGGACGGAACCGCTCCGAGGCCGAGGCCATCATCGCCCAGGCCTCGCTTCTATTCAATTTCCACTACGCCATCAACCCGGCCCTTCTCGCGCTCTTCAAGCGCTCCGCCCTCATCGACATAGACCCGGGGTTGCTCCAGTTCTGGATCAGCAGGGGCCAGTTGAGAGTCCCGCGTCATACTCTTTACTTTACCATCGGGGAAACCGTCGGGAGATCGGGGGCCATGGTTCCGGACTGCGGTCTCCGGTGGAACCATATACACCCCCCCGTATCCCTCGAGCAATGGCCGTACGTGTTCGACCCGGCGGCGGACGTCTTCAGCACGGTTTCCAATTGGGATGCGGACGACTGGGTGGTGGACAACGGCGATTCGTTCGAAAACACGAAACGCGTCGCCTTCCTGAAGTTTGCGAGGATGCCCCGCCTGACGAGTCAACCGTTGGAGCTTGCGCTTTTTATGGGGACTTTGAAAGACGAGGAAGAACGCCGGGAGCTCGAAGAACGGGGATGGCGGATACGCCAGTCCCGCGAAGTCGCGGACACTCCCGAAAAGTACCAAACATACATTCAGCGCTCGCGGGGAGAATTCAGCTGCACGAAACCGTCCTACGTGAAGTTCCGCACGGCCTGGGTCAGCGACCGTACGCTCTGTTATCTCGCCAGCGGCAAGCCCGTGGTGGTCCAGGACACGGGACCGAGTTCCTTCCTGCCGAACGGTGAAGGGATGTTCCGCTTCTCGACGGCTGAAGAGGCGGCGCAGGCGCTCGAGATCATTAATTCCGACTACGAGCGGCACTGCCGCGCCGCCCGGAGACTCGCGGAGACCTATTTCGACGCAAATCACGTGGCCGGAAAAATATTGGAGTATTCTCTCCAGTGAGCCGGGTTCACATCTTCAGTTGTTCGTCCGGTCTCAACCGGCGGGAGCCGAACCGGTGAGAACGCCCGCCTCGCTCCTCCCGGACTCGCAGACGTTGCTCGACCGGCTGTCGGGCACCCTGAGCACCGGTGGCGGCAAGCGCGGGGATGTGGCTCTCCTCGACCGGACGCCGCCCCGGATGATGAGCACGTTTCCGA from Bacteroidota bacterium encodes:
- a CDS encoding phosphotransferase translates to MSKPVTNEALPPDLREHRAVVAWNRINPGGDEPAAIEVLKLRNKSAVYRMAGIGPSGSAVIAKRCLAATARIEHMIHSEFLARLPIGALQCYGFLEEDSGEFCWLFMEEATGEAYSPLDSGHRALAGNWLATVHAAAAGAGLERFLPARNPIHYLGLLKASRDVFLRHLSNPALPADNIRTLDAMISHCDAMESNWPEVEDRCSEMPQTLVHGDFVIKNVCIRTTPELALVTFDWEAAGWGVPAADFAQFTGRTVSPDLTVYYSAMKASQCELAPLAIQRLAEYGKLFRLIDDMYWVSQSMEFDKHEFLVKPISYLMSYDRRMVEALKTMNWTRGEPLLSQAAS
- a CDS encoding ABC transporter ATP-binding protein; protein product: MTPDRSNLQLYRRLWKQAFPYWRYLLAILCLSLLSPPLALLTPLPLKIAVDNVIGKRPLSGFLDTVLPEYLKQPGTGLLLFVVGLLIGVAALSQARDYANSLLTTYAGEKMLRGFRAQLFRHVQRLSLSYHDTKGTADSTYRIQYDASAIQNITVEGLVPFMTSSLTLLSMVYVTTRINWQLACVALGVSPVIYFVSRAYRRRLRSQSREVKRIESSALSVVHEVLGAARVVKAFGQEDREEERFVSKSNEGMRARIYLAFVEGGYGMLVALIMAFGMSGVLFIGVSEIDSGTMTLGELLLVMGYLSQLSVPLKNISKKAASMQNYLASAERAFALLDELPDVVERPNALPLSRAAGAISFRDVSFSYQNDRPILRELSFDIQPGTCVGISGVTGAGKTTLVNLLNRFYDPRAGKILLDGVDLRDYNLGDLRNQFGMVLQEPVLFSTSIAENIAYARPDAGEEEIIRAAKAANAHEFVTRLPGGYDTLVGERGMLLSGGERQRISIARAFLKDAPILILDEPTGSVDINTEAAIVDAMRRLTRGRTTFIIAHRPGTLSNCQLILRIEGGYVRTIDAASYPDLEELLISKPKERREVKEAHV
- a CDS encoding ChbG/HpnK family deacetylase, translated to MKYLIVNADDFGASYGINRGILEAHQRGILTSASLMVRSRWSSDAAALSRTVPEMSLGLHIQLAENFGDCLFDMGEGLAKELRAQYYQFMELTDKSPTHIDSHNNVHRHPEALAQFLRFAGEYELPLREYSSVRCLSKFCGQWGGLPHPEQISVENLTRILETDVPEGITELRCHPGYVDKDFASDYSLHREIELRTLCDPLIRSALAEQSIVLVNYKDYALLAPMAAA
- a CDS encoding aminoglycoside phosphotransferase family protein; the encoded protein is MIQNLKGLLENVRQPGVSELCRLLGELLEAPDLSYRLIGWESLQLPNPAVFRLRFECGAEVRSLIVKRLEPRIGQRNELAMKRWLPAVGLAENVPALLGIAAERNGLCVWHVYEDLGASPLAPEVTDWPRVEAVIDLIAKIHRRFADHPLLPEVRLHGGDLGIQFYTSNVKDAIHCLEAIGSPEAQGVTPQLRSLCDRLLDRLHLLMKEGPERANLLAQLGGPETLLHGDLWTSNTFVVPGETGLQARLIDWDHAAAGPGSYDLSTFLLRFPREHRQRIFELYLGAVRRIDWAIARPEDLNRLFETHELARIANRIIWPAIAVIRDRAEWGFEMLAEIERWFETMDQAFVEYNETSTEEVMSL
- a CDS encoding glycosyltransferase — encoded protein: MGEAVQERPRLTVVSKHRGDGDPFDPSSYTLAGSGIHPSNGSTADRPRVQGKFIFAGREKLYVRGVTYGTFRPNSDDEEFPVRRVVDRDFALMADNGVNAVRTYTPPPIWLLDIAQRRGLRVIAGLPVERSVAFVDYRKCARSIEQMVRTEVRLRAGHPAILCYTIGNEIPASIVRWHGAGKVEHFLERLYYSAKGEDPEGLVTYVNYPSTEYLQLPFLDFVCFNIYLESQKALEPYIARLHNIAGDRPVVMAEMGLDSLRNGEEAQAESVDWQVRCSFAAGCAGVFVYAWTDEWFRGGAEVTDWSFGLTDRDRNSKPALAAVRRAFAEVPFAKDIRWPRVSVVVCSYNGARTIRDCLDGLQNLDYPDFEVIVVNDGSTDDTARIAREYDCRVISTQNRGLSSARNTGWRAATGEIVAYIDDDAYPDPDWLHYLAVTFLNPSYANDAAVGGPNISPSTDGSIAECVSHAPGGPTHVLLSDRVAEHIPGCNMSFRKSCLRAIGGFDSMFRVAGDDVDVCWRLQRYGWTLGFSPAAVVWHHRRNSVRAYLRQQKGYGKAEALLEKKWPEKYSIAGYAKWTGRVYGVPYIHWRNGRIYHGTWGLAPFQSLYEPAPTLIDALPMMPEWYLLITVLGVLSLLSLHWPPLRLSFPLLGVAVAAPMVQATRSAIRVSFTHSPLSRFGRAKLRALTAILHVLQPAARLWGRLRQGLTIWRSRVVCGYAIPRPWLANIWSKHSLAVEERLRSLESGIRRFGALPRRGGEFDPWDLEVRGGLLGSARMFVAVEHHGDGQQLLRIRSWPRCSIVGLVLTAVFTVITLDAIEDKSWIAVAVLGSISLALISFTLRECAAATAAFLSAVRKIEQEERDDA
- a CDS encoding glycosyltransferase, which translates into the protein MSLVVLSAYNVVNFPDGGGHFWVYMQYVQGLRRLGYDVYWMEEFRPTGDPEQDALLLSTFSARMERFGIGGNLLLYVDTSTAASRGGAIEFLGRNRSEAEAIIAQASLLFNFHYAINPALLALFKRSALIDIDPGLLQFWISRGQLRVPRHTLYFTIGETVGRSGAMVPDCGLRWNHIHPPVSLEQWPYVFDPAADVFSTVSNWDADDWVVDNGDSFENTKRVAFLKFARMPRLTSQPLELALFMGTLKDEEERRELEERGWRIRQSREVADTPEKYQTYIQRSRGEFSCTKPSYVKFRTAWVSDRTLCYLASGKPVVVQDTGPSSFLPNGEGMFRFSTAEEAAQALEIINSDYERHCRAARRLAETYFDANHVAGKILEYSLQ